The Halobacterium litoreum genome includes a region encoding these proteins:
- a CDS encoding A24 family peptidase, producing the protein MYASIPDLLRLVAVPALGWAAVRDWRTRRVPNDLWSPLAFLGIGLLFWDGLMALGVPGGFQPFAVRAAFSVLFIVPLAYGFWYIGGFGGADARAFMVLAVLFPTYPAYQVAGYALPAVETHLGVFSLTILTNAVLVGLAYPLVLGVRNALDGEFSVVMFVGRRVPVEALATMHGSLLETGSGFTRDGLDLDALRMYLRWRDVSLADLRVDPELRDPATLPEEPGDPTDGAVVTDGSGDPWGAAAFLDDIDSSAYGTTPAELREGLDVVVDSEDVWVTPGVPFILPLFVALLVALTGGDILFYLLSTFGVVPA; encoded by the coding sequence GTGTACGCCTCGATACCAGACCTCCTGCGGTTGGTCGCCGTGCCGGCGCTCGGGTGGGCGGCGGTCCGCGACTGGCGCACGCGTCGCGTGCCGAACGACCTCTGGTCGCCACTCGCCTTCCTCGGCATCGGTCTGCTGTTCTGGGACGGCTTGATGGCACTCGGGGTACCGGGCGGCTTCCAGCCGTTCGCGGTGCGCGCGGCGTTCAGCGTGCTGTTCATCGTCCCGCTCGCGTACGGCTTCTGGTACATCGGCGGATTCGGCGGCGCGGACGCTCGCGCGTTCATGGTGCTGGCGGTGTTGTTCCCGACGTACCCCGCGTATCAGGTCGCGGGCTACGCGCTGCCGGCGGTGGAGACTCATCTGGGCGTGTTCTCGCTGACGATTCTGACGAACGCCGTGCTCGTGGGGTTGGCGTACCCGCTCGTGCTCGGCGTGCGGAACGCGCTCGACGGCGAGTTCTCCGTGGTGATGTTCGTCGGGCGCCGCGTCCCCGTCGAGGCCCTCGCGACGATGCACGGCAGCCTGCTGGAGACCGGGTCGGGGTTCACGCGGGACGGCCTCGATTTGGACGCGCTCCGGATGTACCTGCGGTGGCGGGACGTGTCGCTCGCGGACCTCCGGGTCGACCCGGAACTCCGCGACCCGGCGACGCTCCCCGAGGAGCCCGGTGACCCGACGGACGGCGCGGTCGTCACCGACGGGAGCGGCGACCCGTGGGGCGCGGCGGCGTTCCTCGACGACATCGACAGTTCGGCGTACGGCACGACGCCCGCGGAACTCCGCGAGGGCCTCGACGTCGTCGTGGACAGCGAGGACGTGTGGGTGACGCCGGGCGTGCCGTTTATCCTCCCGCTGTTCGTCGCGCTGCTGGTCGCGCTCACGGGCGGCGACATCCTGTTTTACCTGCTGTCGACGTTCGGCGTGGTGCCGGCGTGA
- a CDS encoding sensor histidine kinase — MLGLIGGAVVLATFTAGAGTLALVWYLDRYRGRAGATWFMATLSAQSLWAFSYGVGLLVSERALRAYLEALSLVGLVWLGPLFLGFALEYTGRTDVVQSNAFRAVLAVPAVVSGLALTHPFHDLLWRNFRAAPVFDLSTVLYAIQPAGYLAAVVDVATVSVAVLLLVEAMLAYGPLYRREAIAVAASTVPPAAGLLVWLTKTGPWPALNLGVALLLPHVALDAYAFVGTHMFGTNPTTQRAAEQSALDDREDPLFVVDTDGRVVKLNDRAADLFGADPDALPTPFAAITGTELAALRDAGELDVSGPGGGVYAVSYTPLEDSRDDSVGGIVALYDITEERQREQRLTVLNRVLRHNLRNELTVATGHAQSIASKTDDDGIASQAEMVADAGDRLLSVAENARDFERLQERDVQRTAVDPASLLDRVRGDVREDHPDAEIDTEIGVEGSVRTDPDVLALALSNLVENAIAHADDPEPAVSIRVSTVDDATVFEVRDGNERIPDIETATLHEGDETQLQHGQGMGLWVVNWCVTALDGDVTFDYDDGNVVRVALPN, encoded by the coding sequence TTGCTGGGTCTCATCGGCGGCGCCGTCGTCCTCGCCACGTTCACCGCGGGCGCCGGCACGCTGGCGCTCGTCTGGTATCTCGACCGGTACCGGGGGCGCGCCGGCGCGACCTGGTTCATGGCGACGCTGTCCGCGCAGTCGCTGTGGGCGTTCTCCTACGGCGTCGGCCTGCTCGTCTCCGAGCGCGCGCTCCGGGCGTACCTCGAAGCGCTCTCGCTGGTCGGTCTGGTGTGGCTCGGCCCGCTGTTCCTCGGGTTCGCCCTGGAGTACACCGGCCGCACCGACGTCGTCCAGTCGAACGCGTTCCGCGCGGTGCTCGCCGTCCCCGCGGTCGTCTCCGGTCTCGCCCTGACGCATCCGTTCCACGACCTGCTGTGGCGGAACTTCCGCGCTGCGCCCGTCTTCGACCTCTCGACGGTCCTGTACGCGATTCAGCCCGCCGGCTACCTCGCGGCCGTCGTCGACGTCGCGACGGTGTCGGTCGCCGTCCTGTTGCTCGTCGAGGCGATGCTCGCGTACGGTCCGCTCTACCGCCGGGAGGCGATAGCCGTCGCCGCGAGCACGGTGCCGCCCGCCGCCGGCCTCCTCGTCTGGCTGACGAAAACGGGGCCGTGGCCGGCGCTCAACCTCGGCGTCGCCCTCCTGCTCCCGCACGTCGCGCTCGACGCGTACGCGTTCGTCGGCACCCACATGTTCGGGACGAACCCGACCACCCAGCGCGCCGCCGAGCAGAGCGCGCTCGACGACCGCGAAGACCCCCTGTTCGTCGTGGACACGGACGGCCGCGTCGTGAAACTGAACGACCGCGCCGCCGACCTGTTCGGCGCCGACCCGGACGCGCTCCCGACGCCGTTCGCGGCGATTACCGGCACCGAGTTGGCCGCCCTCCGCGACGCCGGCGAACTCGACGTGTCGGGGCCGGGCGGCGGCGTCTACGCCGTCTCCTACACGCCACTCGAAGACTCCCGGGACGACTCGGTGGGGGGTATCGTCGCGCTCTACGACATCACCGAGGAGCGCCAGCGCGAGCAACGCCTCACCGTTCTCAATCGGGTGCTCCGGCACAACCTCCGGAACGAACTCACCGTCGCCACGGGCCACGCCCAGTCCATCGCGTCGAAGACCGACGACGACGGCATCGCGTCGCAGGCCGAGATGGTCGCGGACGCCGGCGACCGCCTGCTCTCGGTCGCCGAGAACGCCCGGGACTTCGAGCGCCTGCAGGAACGGGACGTCCAGCGGACGGCCGTCGACCCGGCGTCGCTGCTCGACCGGGTCCGCGGCGACGTGCGCGAGGACCACCCGGACGCCGAAATCGACACCGAAATCGGGGTCGAGGGGTCCGTTCGCACGGACCCGGACGTGCTCGCGCTCGCGCTCTCGAACCTCGTGGAGAACGCGATAGCGCACGCCGACGACCCCGAGCCCGCGGTGTCGATTCGCGTCTCGACGGTCGACGACGCCACCGTCTTCGAGGTGCGCGACGGCAACGAGCGCATCCCCGACATCGAGACGGCGACGCTCCACGAGGGCGACGAGACCCAACTCCAGCACGGCCAGGGGATGGGTCTCTGGGTCGTGAACTGGTGTGTCACCGCGCTCGACGGCGACGTGACCTTCGACTACGACGACGGCAACGTCGTCCGCGTCGCGCTCCCGAACTAG
- the hisA gene encoding 1-(5-phosphoribosyl)-5-[(5-phosphoribosylamino)methylideneamino]imidazole-4-carboxamide isomerase, translated as MAFDSFAVVPAVDMQDGEVVQLVQGERGTERRYGDPVDAATRWVDAGADILHLVDLDGAFEGARANADAVERILDATDVDVQVGGGIRTAADAIDLLDRGVDRVILGTAAVENPDVVGEISAEYPGSVMVSLDAKDGEVVVEGWTEGTGLDPVEAAERYADLGAGSILFTNVDVEGKQEGVRTEPVRDLADSVDIPVIASGGVATVDDVVALKDAGAAGVVVGTALYEGNFTLEEAKEAVR; from the coding sequence ATGGCTTTCGACTCGTTTGCGGTGGTGCCCGCCGTCGACATGCAGGACGGCGAGGTCGTCCAACTAGTGCAGGGCGAACGCGGCACCGAGCGACGGTACGGCGACCCGGTGGACGCGGCGACCCGGTGGGTTGACGCGGGCGCCGACATCCTCCACCTCGTCGACCTCGACGGCGCGTTCGAGGGCGCTCGCGCGAACGCCGACGCGGTCGAGCGCATCCTCGACGCGACGGACGTGGACGTGCAGGTGGGCGGCGGCATCCGCACCGCAGCGGACGCAATCGACCTCCTCGACCGGGGCGTCGACCGCGTCATCCTCGGCACCGCGGCCGTCGAGAACCCCGACGTGGTCGGCGAAATCAGCGCCGAGTACCCCGGGAGCGTGATGGTGAGCCTCGACGCGAAGGACGGCGAAGTCGTCGTCGAGGGATGGACCGAGGGCACGGGCCTCGACCCCGTCGAGGCGGCCGAGCGCTACGCCGACCTCGGCGCCGGCTCCATCCTCTTCACGAACGTCGACGTCGAAGGGAAACAGGAGGGCGTTCGCACCGAACCGGTCCGCGACCTCGCCGACAGCGTCGACATCCCCGTCATCGCGAGCGGCGGCGTCGCCACCGTCGACGACGTGGTCGCGCTGAAGGACGCGGGCGCGGCGGGCGTCGTCGTCGGCACCGCGCTCTACGAGGGCAACTTCACGCTCGAAGAAGCCAAGGAAGCGGTTCGGTAG
- the hisB gene encoding imidazoleglycerol-phosphate dehydratase HisB, protein MTDRTAAVTRATAETDIEVTVDVDGDGDSTVETGVGFFDHMLESFAKHGLFDVTVRCDGDLDIDDHHTVEDVGIALGSAFAEALGEKRGIVRFADRRVPLDEAVASVVVDVSGRPLYEFDGEFSQPAVGDLTSQMGAHFWRSFAMNAGLTLHCEVSGENAHHEIEALFKACARALDDATRVDERRSDTPSTKGEL, encoded by the coding sequence ATGACCGACCGAACGGCCGCCGTGACGCGGGCGACGGCGGAGACGGACATCGAGGTGACCGTGGACGTGGACGGGGACGGCGACAGCACCGTGGAGACGGGCGTGGGCTTCTTCGACCACATGCTGGAGTCGTTCGCGAAGCACGGCCTGTTCGACGTGACCGTGCGGTGTGACGGCGACCTCGACATCGACGACCACCACACCGTCGAGGACGTGGGTATCGCGCTCGGGTCGGCGTTCGCGGAGGCGCTCGGCGAGAAGCGCGGCATCGTGCGGTTCGCGGACCGCCGCGTGCCGCTGGACGAGGCGGTGGCGTCGGTGGTCGTGGACGTGTCGGGGCGGCCGCTGTACGAGTTCGACGGCGAGTTCAGCCAGCCCGCCGTGGGCGACCTGACGAGTCAGATGGGCGCGCACTTCTGGCGGTCGTTCGCGATGAACGCCGGGCTGACGCTGCACTGCGAGGTGTCCGGGGAGAACGCGCATCACGAAATCGAGGCGCTGTTCAAGGCCTGCGCGCGAGCACTGGACGACGCGACGCGCGTCGACGAGCGGCGGTCTGACACGCCGTCGACGAAGGGCGAACTCTAG
- a CDS encoding XdhC family protein has protein sequence MTEDTSGGGETQNDAAAERAAAASVERVDDLAADLRAAGDPFALVTVVRREPPVPANVGDRAVVTPDGDLVGWVGGAACAQSVAVKEALSAIESGEPRLVGLAPDPADVEREGLTAYPMTCHSGGTLELFVEPVVPTPRLVVVGESPIALALARLASETSFDVTVVAADADGEFAGADDVVAVDDPALADAVAGAAAVVVASTGEYDTEGVAAALAAGAPYVGLVSSRKRRDAVAEEVADRLGTDAESVVDAVTTPAGLDIGAETPAEIAVSVLAELVAVRRGASDRTATDAIDVEVVDDLSDDEERDDAAQADEETAVDPVCGMTVDVADAAATADHGGETYHFCGQGCADAFADDPERYLDGVVEGG, from the coding sequence ATGACCGAGGACACCTCCGGCGGCGGAGAAACGCAAAACGACGCGGCGGCGGAGCGCGCTGCCGCCGCGTCCGTCGAGCGCGTGGACGACCTCGCGGCGGACCTGCGAGCGGCGGGCGACCCGTTCGCGCTCGTGACCGTGGTGCGCCGGGAGCCGCCGGTCCCCGCGAACGTCGGCGACCGCGCCGTCGTCACGCCGGACGGCGACCTCGTCGGGTGGGTGGGTGGCGCGGCGTGCGCGCAGTCCGTCGCCGTGAAGGAGGCTCTTTCCGCCATCGAGTCCGGCGAGCCGCGCCTCGTCGGCCTCGCGCCCGACCCCGCCGACGTGGAGCGCGAGGGCCTGACGGCGTACCCGATGACGTGCCACAGCGGCGGCACGCTCGAACTGTTCGTCGAGCCCGTCGTACCGACGCCGCGTCTCGTCGTGGTGGGCGAATCCCCGATTGCACTGGCGCTCGCGCGCCTCGCCAGCGAGACGAGTTTCGACGTGACCGTCGTCGCCGCCGACGCCGACGGCGAGTTCGCGGGCGCGGACGACGTGGTCGCCGTCGACGACCCCGCCCTCGCGGACGCCGTCGCTGGCGCGGCCGCCGTGGTCGTCGCTTCGACCGGCGAGTACGACACCGAGGGCGTCGCCGCCGCGCTCGCCGCCGGCGCGCCCTACGTCGGACTGGTGTCCAGCAGGAAGCGCCGGGACGCGGTCGCCGAGGAGGTCGCCGACCGCCTCGGCACCGACGCCGAATCCGTGGTCGACGCCGTGACGACGCCCGCCGGCCTCGACATCGGCGCGGAGACGCCCGCCGAAATCGCCGTGAGCGTGCTCGCCGAACTCGTGGCCGTTCGACGCGGTGCGAGCGACCGGACGGCGACCGACGCCATCGACGTGGAAGTCGTCGACGACCTCTCGGACGACGAGGAGCGCGACGACGCGGCGCAGGCCGACGAGGAGACGGCCGTCGACCCGGTCTGCGGGATGACCGTCGACGTGGCGGACGCCGCGGCGACCGCCGACCACGGCGGCGAGACGTACCACTTCTGCGGGCAGGGGTGTGCCGACGCGTTCGCCGACGACCCCGAGCGCTACCTCGACGGCGTCGTCGAGGGTGGGTAG
- a CDS encoding aerobic carbon-monoxide dehydrogenase large subunit, with protein MSSDRSQKPDERFRFDEDGGPEPEKTCGHDRGGMGEDVRRKEDRRFVTGEGTYVDDIKKDGMLHCEIVRSPHGHARVVDIDGSRAESMDDVVAVITAEDLAAHDLATMPTLMDDTQEVLVREKVKFQSQEVAAVIATDRYAAKDGAERVEVEYDTLDAVVDAADAKAEDAPIVREDLEEDTNHIFTWEAGDEEATEQAFADADVTVEQDMYYQRLHPAPIETCGCVADWDEDDEQMTVHMTSQAPHAHRTLFSMVSGIPEHKVRIVSPDVGGGFGNKVPIYPGYVVAAAASYVLEQPVKWVEERSENVQTTSFARDYDMTGRIAATEDGEILGIDTEVLANHGAYNAAAQPSKFPAGFFKIFTGSYDVPAAHASLDAYYTNTAPGGIAYRCSFRVTEAVYLVERLVKALAQELDADPAEIRRQNFIPEDAFPYESATGWEYDSGNYERALDKALESVDYDGLREEQAERIENDDDTLLGIGLSTFTEIVGAGPGKQCDIAGVEMFDSCEIRVHPTGTATVRIGVQTQGQGHETTFAQIVAEELGLDVDSVEVEHGDTDTEPYGLGTYASRSTPVGGAATAVAARKVREKAKSVAANELEADEEDVVWSRESGAFSIEGAPERTVTIEEVAAASYMNSPADEEPGLEAVDYYDPPNMTYPFGAYVCVVEVDRETGEVDIRQFYALDDCGNRINPMIIEGQVHGGVAQGIGTAMLEHVTYDDDGNVTAGDFMNYLLPTAMEIPEMETDYTVTPSPHHPIGAKGVGESPTVGSPPAIVNAVVDAMAHAGVRHVDMPMTADRVWEVLDDAGLSKEPSERFDFDAGADDEAAADDD; from the coding sequence ATGAGTAGCGACCGCAGTCAGAAGCCCGACGAGCGGTTCCGGTTCGACGAGGACGGCGGCCCGGAACCCGAGAAGACGTGTGGACACGACCGCGGCGGGATGGGCGAGGACGTGCGCCGGAAGGAAGACCGCCGATTCGTGACGGGCGAGGGGACGTACGTCGACGACATCAAGAAAGACGGGATGCTCCACTGCGAAATCGTGCGGAGTCCGCACGGGCACGCTCGCGTGGTGGACATCGACGGCTCGCGGGCCGAATCGATGGACGACGTGGTCGCGGTCATCACCGCCGAGGACCTGGCGGCCCACGACCTCGCGACGATGCCGACGCTGATGGACGACACCCAAGAGGTGCTCGTCCGGGAGAAGGTGAAATTCCAGTCCCAAGAGGTCGCTGCCGTCATCGCGACCGACCGGTACGCCGCGAAGGACGGCGCCGAGCGCGTGGAAGTCGAGTACGACACGCTCGACGCCGTGGTGGACGCCGCGGACGCGAAGGCCGAGGACGCCCCCATCGTGCGCGAGGACTTGGAGGAGGACACGAACCACATCTTCACGTGGGAGGCCGGCGACGAGGAAGCGACCGAGCAGGCGTTCGCGGACGCCGACGTGACCGTCGAGCAGGACATGTACTACCAGCGGCTCCACCCCGCGCCCATCGAGACCTGCGGGTGTGTCGCCGACTGGGACGAGGACGACGAGCAGATGACCGTCCACATGACCTCGCAGGCGCCCCACGCCCACCGGACACTGTTCTCGATGGTGTCGGGCATCCCCGAGCACAAGGTCCGCATCGTGTCGCCGGACGTGGGCGGCGGGTTCGGGAACAAGGTCCCAATCTATCCGGGGTACGTCGTCGCGGCGGCAGCGTCGTACGTCCTCGAACAGCCCGTGAAGTGGGTCGAGGAGCGCTCCGAGAACGTGCAGACGACGTCGTTCGCGCGCGACTACGACATGACGGGTCGCATCGCGGCGACCGAGGACGGCGAGATTCTGGGCATCGACACCGAGGTGCTGGCGAACCACGGCGCGTACAACGCGGCGGCACAGCCCTCGAAGTTCCCGGCGGGGTTCTTCAAAATCTTCACCGGATCGTACGACGTGCCGGCGGCCCACGCGAGTCTGGACGCGTACTACACGAACACCGCGCCGGGCGGCATCGCGTACCGGTGTTCGTTCCGCGTGACCGAGGCCGTCTACCTCGTGGAGCGACTGGTGAAGGCGCTCGCGCAGGAACTCGACGCCGACCCCGCCGAGATTCGGCGGCAGAACTTCATCCCCGAGGACGCGTTCCCGTACGAGAGCGCGACCGGCTGGGAGTACGACTCCGGGAACTACGAGCGCGCGCTCGACAAGGCCCTCGAATCGGTGGACTACGACGGTCTCCGGGAGGAGCAGGCCGAGCGCATCGAGAACGACGACGACACACTGCTGGGCATCGGGCTGTCGACGTTCACGGAAATCGTGGGTGCCGGCCCGGGCAAGCAGTGCGACATCGCGGGCGTCGAGATGTTCGACTCCTGTGAGATTCGCGTCCACCCGACCGGCACGGCCACGGTCCGCATCGGCGTGCAGACCCAAGGGCAGGGCCACGAGACGACGTTCGCGCAAATCGTCGCGGAGGAACTCGGGCTCGACGTGGACAGCGTCGAGGTCGAACACGGCGACACGGACACCGAGCCCTACGGCCTCGGGACGTACGCGTCCCGGAGCACGCCGGTCGGCGGCGCGGCGACCGCGGTCGCGGCACGGAAGGTCCGCGAGAAGGCAAAGAGCGTCGCCGCGAACGAACTCGAAGCCGACGAGGAGGACGTGGTGTGGAGCCGGGAGAGCGGCGCGTTCAGCATCGAGGGCGCGCCAGAGCGCACCGTCACCATCGAGGAGGTGGCGGCCGCCTCCTACATGAACTCGCCAGCAGACGAGGAGCCCGGCCTGGAGGCCGTGGACTACTACGACCCGCCGAACATGACGTACCCGTTCGGCGCGTACGTCTGCGTCGTGGAGGTCGACCGGGAGACCGGCGAGGTGGACATCCGGCAGTTCTACGCGCTCGACGACTGCGGGAACCGCATCAACCCGATGATTATCGAGGGGCAGGTCCACGGCGGCGTCGCGCAGGGCATCGGCACGGCGATGCTCGAACACGTCACCTACGACGACGACGGCAACGTCACCGCCGGCGACTTCATGAACTACCTCCTGCCGACGGCGATGGAGATTCCGGAGATGGAGACGGACTACACCGTCACGCCGTCCCCGCACCACCCCATCGGCGCGAAGGGCGTCGGCGAGTCCCCGACGGTCGGGTCGCCGCCCGCCATCGTGAACGCCGTCGTGGACGCGATGGCCCACGCAGGCGTCCGGCACGTGGACATGCCGATGACCGCCGACCGCGTCTGGGAGGTGCTGGACGACGCCGGCCTCTCGAAGGAACCGTCGGAGCGCTTCGACTTCGATGCGGGCGCCGACGACGAGGCGGCCGCGGACGACGACTGA
- the fer gene encoding ferredoxin Fer, protein MPTVEYLNYEVLDDQGWDMDDDDLFEKAADAGLDEEDYGSLDVAEGEYILEAAEAQGYDWPFSCRAGACANCASIVKEGDIDMDMQQILSDEEVEEKNVRLTCIGSPAADTVKIVYNAKHLDYLQNRVI, encoded by the coding sequence ATGCCGACGGTTGAATACCTGAACTACGAAGTACTGGATGACCAGGGCTGGGACATGGACGACGACGACCTCTTCGAGAAGGCCGCCGACGCGGGCCTCGACGAGGAGGACTACGGCTCCCTCGACGTCGCCGAAGGCGAGTACATCCTCGAGGCCGCCGAGGCCCAGGGGTACGACTGGCCGTTCTCGTGTCGCGCCGGTGCGTGTGCGAACTGCGCGTCCATCGTCAAGGAGGGCGACATCGACATGGACATGCAACAGATCCTCTCCGACGAGGAGGTCGAGGAGAAGAACGTCCGCCTGACCTGCATCGGGTCGCCGGCGGCGGACACCGTGAAAATCGTCTACAACGCCAAGCACCTCGACTACCTCCAGAACCGCGTCATCTAA
- a CDS encoding Rossmann-like domain-containing protein — MPAGDYLARVADHLAERASEATDARVTVGERALLAELTHPESGRLAGLAHRPEGEMRAWPTEPSELAALAADATDPLSRAVGVAALNALSAPEMAWREGDPMASLSADVDVVATVGLFRPALRKFGAATVRVVERDPPESVEAPSGATVTTHAPGDCAAAFADADVCFLTGSALVYGGFDDYLGALETAGVSTVVLVGATASHWPEPAFERGVSVVAGARVVDPERVRERVLAGDCGTDLHDNGVQKVYVVGPEGAPGLAFDA, encoded by the coding sequence GTGCCCGCCGGCGACTACCTCGCTCGAGTCGCGGACCACCTCGCCGAGCGGGCGAGCGAGGCGACCGACGCCCGCGTGACGGTCGGCGAGCGCGCGCTCCTCGCGGAACTCACACACCCCGAGTCGGGTCGGCTGGCGGGACTGGCGCACCGACCCGAGGGCGAGATGCGAGCGTGGCCGACCGAGCCGAGTGAACTGGCGGCGCTCGCCGCCGACGCGACCGACCCGCTTTCGCGCGCCGTCGGCGTCGCCGCGCTGAACGCGCTGTCCGCGCCGGAGATGGCGTGGCGCGAGGGCGACCCGATGGCGTCGCTCTCGGCGGACGTGGACGTGGTGGCAACGGTCGGCCTGTTCCGGCCCGCGCTCCGGAAGTTCGGGGCGGCGACGGTGCGCGTCGTGGAGCGCGACCCGCCCGAGTCGGTCGAAGCGCCCTCTGGCGCGACCGTCACGACCCACGCGCCCGGAGACTGCGCGGCGGCGTTCGCGGACGCCGACGTCTGCTTTCTCACCGGGTCGGCGCTCGTCTACGGCGGTTTCGACGACTACCTCGGCGCGCTCGAAACCGCGGGCGTGTCGACCGTCGTGCTCGTCGGCGCGACGGCGTCGCACTGGCCCGAACCCGCCTTCGAGCGCGGCGTGAGCGTCGTCGCGGGCGCTCGCGTGGTCGACCCGGAGCGAGTGCGCGAGCGCGTGCTGGCGGGCGACTGCGGCACCGACCTCCACGACAACGGCGTCCAGAAAGTGTACGTCGTCGGCCCCGAGGGAGCGCCCGGCCTCGCGTTCGACGCGTAG
- a CDS encoding (2Fe-2S)-binding protein: MTEKEITFTVNGTERELRVEPRKLLVHAIREDLDLTGTHIGCDTGNCGACTVYKDGEAVKSCLQFAPQADGSEITTVEGMEDLPEAGMGESDLHPVQEGFHEMHGLQCGFCTPGMMLAGKALLEEHDDPSETEIRQNISGNLCRCTGYQNIVKSIEYAADVLAGREPPESPVENPSSGVEATADGGEPDGGRTDGGRPLDLTREYPRGDGDE, translated from the coding sequence ATGACCGAGAAAGAGATTACATTCACCGTCAACGGCACCGAGCGCGAACTACGGGTAGAGCCCCGGAAACTGCTCGTCCACGCCATCCGCGAGGACCTCGACTTGACCGGCACGCACATCGGCTGTGACACCGGGAACTGCGGCGCTTGTACCGTCTACAAGGACGGCGAGGCGGTGAAGTCGTGTCTCCAGTTCGCGCCGCAGGCCGACGGAAGCGAGATTACGACCGTCGAGGGGATGGAGGACCTCCCGGAGGCCGGCATGGGGGAGAGCGACCTCCACCCGGTCCAGGAGGGGTTCCACGAGATGCACGGCCTCCAGTGTGGCTTCTGCACGCCCGGCATGATGCTCGCTGGGAAGGCCCTGCTGGAGGAACACGACGACCCGAGCGAGACCGAAATCCGCCAGAACATCAGCGGGAACCTCTGTCGCTGCACGGGCTACCAGAACATCGTGAAGTCCATCGAGTACGCCGCCGACGTGCTGGCTGGCCGGGAACCGCCGGAGTCCCCGGTCGAGAACCCGAGTTCGGGCGTGGAAGCGACCGCCGACGGCGGGGAGCCGGACGGTGGGCGGACGGATGGGGGCAGGCCACTCGATTTGACGCGGGAGTACCCGCGGGGTGACGGCGATGAGTAG
- a CDS encoding nitrous oxide reductase accessory protein NosL, with translation MCKDDTTHDQSPGTASTDCTERGVTRRRVLQGASAAGVAGLAGCLSSSGGGDDAPEPVTLGESATCDVCGMVIPNHPGPTAEIFYADEQPSGHDNPARFDSTWEAFQYDFEHDDWDREAFYVTDYSAVDYEIRTDGGQKLISTHPTAEAFADAEDVTFVVGSDVVGAMGRDLVAFGDEADAEAFADEHGGKLASFGDVTPTMIASLGM, from the coding sequence ATGTGCAAAGACGACACCACCCACGACCAGTCGCCCGGGACCGCGTCGACGGACTGCACCGAACGCGGCGTCACGCGCCGTCGCGTCCTCCAGGGCGCGAGCGCCGCTGGCGTCGCGGGGCTCGCGGGCTGTCTCTCCAGTTCTGGCGGCGGCGACGACGCGCCCGAGCCGGTCACGCTCGGCGAATCCGCCACCTGTGACGTCTGCGGGATGGTGATTCCGAACCACCCCGGCCCGACGGCCGAGATTTTCTACGCGGACGAGCAGCCGAGCGGCCACGACAACCCCGCGCGCTTCGACAGCACGTGGGAGGCGTTCCAGTACGACTTCGAGCACGACGACTGGGACCGCGAGGCGTTCTACGTCACTGACTACTCGGCGGTCGACTACGAGATTCGCACGGACGGCGGCCAGAAGCTCATCTCTACGCACCCGACCGCCGAGGCGTTCGCGGACGCGGAAGACGTCACGTTCGTCGTCGGGTCCGACGTCGTCGGCGCGATGGGGCGGGACCTCGTCGCGTTCGGCGACGAGGCCGACGCCGAGGCGTTCGCGGACGAACACGGCGGCAAACTCGCGTCCTTCGGCGACGTGACGCCGACGATGATTGCCTCGCTCGGGATGTGA